One window of Dyadobacter sandarakinus genomic DNA carries:
- a CDS encoding tRNA1(Val) (adenine(37)-N6)-methyltransferase has translation MAGNSYFRFKQFTIQQDQCAMKVCTDACAFGAWVHISDVKSILDIGTGTGLLALMAAQRNELAHIDTVEIEPNAFSQAGQNIADSPFADRIKLYHEDIRRFRPGYRYDAVITNPPFFQADLLSPDQEKNQAHHAHSLAFDELLTASDQLLADDGSFHVLLPVAEAGIFIKKAERCGWKQVRGTTLYHQPGKKPFRQFMTFKRTATEDLQPAFSNLFIYENDGKTYHPDFVSLLKMFYLKF, from the coding sequence ATGGCAGGCAATTCCTATTTCCGTTTTAAACAATTTACCATTCAGCAGGACCAGTGTGCCATGAAGGTGTGCACGGATGCATGTGCATTCGGCGCGTGGGTACATATTTCAGATGTGAAAAGTATCCTGGACATCGGCACCGGTACAGGATTACTCGCATTAATGGCGGCACAGCGCAATGAGCTCGCGCACATTGATACCGTGGAGATCGAGCCGAATGCATTTTCGCAGGCGGGACAAAATATTGCAGATAGTCCCTTTGCAGACCGTATTAAGCTGTACCATGAGGACATCCGGCGGTTCAGACCCGGATACCGGTACGACGCCGTAATTACCAATCCGCCCTTTTTTCAGGCCGACCTTTTATCTCCCGATCAGGAAAAAAACCAGGCACACCATGCGCATTCACTTGCATTCGATGAGTTGCTGACTGCTTCGGATCAGTTACTGGCTGACGATGGAAGTTTTCATGTGCTGCTACCTGTGGCGGAAGCTGGTATTTTTATCAAAAAAGCAGAACGCTGCGGCTGGAAGCAGGTCCGGGGTACTACACTTTACCATCAACCTGGTAAAAAGCCTTTCCGCCAGTTTATGACCTTTAAGCGGACTGCCACCGAAGATTTGCAGCCTGCATTTTCAAACCTTTTCATCTACGAAAATGATGGAAAAACCTATCATCCTGACTTTGTCAGCCTTTTGAAAATGTTTTATTTGAAATTTTGA
- a CDS encoding ribonuclease H1 domain-containing protein — protein MKKTKFYVVWQGRKTGIFTDWKECEKQIKGFEDAKYKSFDSIAEAEAAIQGSYWEFVTKKEAKPALKEAPASIGSPIKDSIVVDAAWNTATGDMEYQGIYYQTGQRIFLQGPFADGTNNIGEFLAIVHALAYLQKKESNLPVYSDSRTAISWIRKKHANTKLALTPRNKPVFEMLQRAERWLATNTFSNKILKWETEYWGENPADFGRK, from the coding sequence TTGAAAAAGACCAAATTCTACGTAGTCTGGCAGGGAAGAAAGACGGGCATTTTTACCGACTGGAAGGAATGCGAGAAGCAGATCAAGGGTTTTGAGGATGCGAAATACAAGTCCTTTGATTCGATCGCCGAGGCGGAAGCTGCGATCCAGGGTAGTTACTGGGAATTTGTGACCAAAAAAGAAGCCAAGCCGGCATTGAAGGAAGCACCCGCATCCATAGGCAGTCCCATTAAGGACAGTATCGTGGTGGATGCCGCCTGGAATACCGCCACGGGCGATATGGAGTACCAGGGAATTTATTACCAGACCGGTCAGCGTATTTTTTTGCAGGGGCCATTTGCCGACGGTACCAACAACATCGGCGAGTTTCTGGCGATCGTACATGCACTTGCGTATCTCCAGAAAAAGGAAAGCAACCTGCCGGTTTACAGCGACAGCCGTACGGCCATCAGCTGGATCAGGAAGAAGCATGCGAATACCAAACTTGCGCTGACACCCCGGAATAAGCCTGTATTTGAAATGCTGCAACGGGCAGAGCGCTGGCTTGCTACCAATACATTTTCCAATAAAATCCTGAAATGGGAGACCGAGTACTGGGGTGAAAATCCGGCTGATTTCGGCAGAAAATAA
- the pepT gene encoding peptidase T, which yields MSSVLERFLRYVQIDTQSDPNSATFPSTARQKDLSLLLVQELREIGIADAHLDEHGYVYATIPSNTDQHVPVVCFCSHVDTSPDVTGAGVKPIVHYNWDGTDIVLPDDPSQVLRIIELHDLDQQIGNDIVTASGTTLLGADNKAGVAEIMAAAEYLQAHPEIVHGAVKILFTPDEEVGRGTEHVDLQKLGADFGYTVDGEAVGTLEDETFSADGVRITIHGVSTHPGYALGKLENALKIAGEILAGLPKELSPEATTGKEGFIHPVQVEGIQEKAVIQFIIRDFTTAGLHEKENLLQNIMQEVLARYPHSTAEFTVQEQYRNMKEILDQHPKVVEYALKGMKRAGLDPIQRSIRGGTDGSRLSFMGLPCPNIFAGEHAFHSRLEWVSVQDMEKAVEVIVGICEEVANLVLND from the coding sequence ATGTCATCCGTTCTTGAACGTTTTCTCCGCTACGTGCAGATCGACACCCAGTCGGATCCCAATTCGGCCACTTTCCCGAGTACCGCCAGGCAAAAGGACCTGAGCCTGCTGCTGGTGCAGGAGCTGCGGGAAATCGGCATTGCCGATGCGCACCTGGACGAACATGGTTACGTTTACGCGACCATTCCGTCCAACACCGATCAGCATGTTCCTGTGGTGTGCTTCTGCTCTCATGTGGATACGTCGCCCGATGTGACAGGTGCGGGTGTGAAGCCCATTGTGCATTACAATTGGGACGGAACCGATATTGTACTGCCCGACGATCCTTCGCAGGTGCTGCGGATCATTGAGCTGCACGACCTGGATCAGCAGATCGGGAACGATATCGTGACGGCCAGCGGAACAACCCTGCTCGGAGCGGACAACAAAGCCGGCGTGGCCGAAATAATGGCTGCTGCCGAATACCTGCAGGCACATCCCGAGATCGTTCACGGAGCTGTTAAAATCCTTTTTACGCCGGATGAGGAAGTAGGCAGGGGAACGGAGCATGTAGATTTGCAAAAGCTCGGCGCAGACTTCGGCTATACTGTGGACGGAGAGGCTGTAGGGACGCTGGAAGATGAAACATTCTCGGCCGATGGGGTCAGGATTACCATTCATGGCGTGAGTACCCACCCGGGATACGCATTGGGCAAACTCGAAAATGCGCTGAAAATTGCAGGTGAGATCCTCGCCGGGCTGCCCAAAGAATTATCTCCCGAAGCGACTACGGGTAAGGAAGGGTTTATTCATCCCGTACAAGTGGAAGGTATTCAGGAAAAGGCAGTTATACAGTTTATCATCCGCGACTTTACTACGGCTGGTTTGCATGAAAAAGAAAACCTGCTGCAAAATATCATGCAGGAAGTGCTGGCCCGCTACCCGCATTCCACCGCTGAATTTACGGTTCAGGAACAATACCGGAACATGAAGGAAATCCTCGACCAGCATCCGAAAGTGGTTGAGTATGCCTTGAAGGGCATGAAAAGGGCCGGTCTTGATCCCATTCAAAGAAGCATCCGGGGCGGAACCGACGGCTCCCGTCTCTCCTTCATGGGCTTACCCTGTCCCAACATCTTCGCCGGCGAACACGCCTTCCACTCCCGGCTCGAATGGGTGTCCGTGCAGGATATGGAAAAAGCAGTGGAGGTGATTGTGGGCATTTGTGAGGAAGTAGCGAATTTAGTTTTGAATGATTGA
- a CDS encoding nucleoside triphosphate pyrophosphohydrolase family protein — MQQLDSLNQVAEFHKTFKHPILDKPAIPSEDRSKLRVALLAEELKELEVAILEKDIVEVADALCDLQYVLAGAVLEFGLGEKFRELFDEVQRSNMSKACLTIEEAEATVAHYQAKGTECYYKEDEGKYLVYRKADDKTLKNINYSPADLASILV, encoded by the coding sequence ATGCAGCAGCTCGACAGCCTGAACCAGGTCGCAGAATTTCATAAGACATTCAAACATCCTATCCTTGACAAACCTGCCATCCCGTCCGAAGACCGCAGCAAATTGCGCGTAGCATTGCTCGCCGAAGAGCTCAAAGAGCTGGAAGTAGCGATTCTGGAAAAAGATATCGTGGAAGTGGCCGATGCATTGTGCGACCTGCAATATGTCCTGGCAGGTGCCGTACTGGAATTTGGTTTGGGCGAAAAGTTCAGGGAGCTGTTTGATGAAGTGCAGCGTTCCAACATGTCCAAGGCCTGTCTGACGATAGAAGAGGCCGAAGCCACCGTGGCGCATTATCAGGCCAAAGGGACCGAGTGCTATTACAAGGAAGATGAAGGCAAGTACCTTGTGTACCGCAAGGCAGACGACAAGACGCTGAAAAACATCAACTATTCGCCCGCAGATCTGGCTTCCATCCTGGTTTAA
- a CDS encoding MarC family protein, producing MFNFKEIVSITLILFSVIDVLGSLPVIVDFRRKLGKIESEKATLVAGIIMVVFLFLGEKLLDLFGVDVASFAIAGAIILFLLGMEMILGRNIFKHDDLDVGVASIVPIAFPIIAGAATMTTLLALRSTYQIQNILVGILLNLFFVYLVLKSSNWLEKKLGQGGTDILRKVFGIILLAIAIKLFKTNLTL from the coding sequence ATGTTCAACTTCAAGGAAATCGTTTCGATTACACTTATTCTGTTCTCGGTTATTGACGTATTGGGCTCGCTGCCTGTGATTGTGGACTTCCGCAGGAAGCTGGGCAAGATCGAGTCTGAAAAGGCGACCCTGGTAGCGGGCATTATCATGGTGGTTTTTCTTTTTTTAGGAGAAAAACTGCTGGACCTTTTTGGTGTGGATGTTGCTTCGTTTGCGATTGCAGGGGCGATCATCCTGTTTCTCCTTGGCATGGAAATGATCCTCGGGCGCAACATTTTCAAGCACGACGACCTGGATGTGGGTGTGGCATCCATTGTGCCTATCGCATTCCCGATCATAGCTGGCGCTGCTACCATGACCACCCTGCTCGCACTCCGGTCTACCTACCAGATCCAGAATATCCTGGTCGGTATCCTGCTCAATCTTTTCTTCGTGTACCTCGTTCTCAAATCATCCAACTGGCTTGAAAAGAAGCTTGGGCAGGGTGGCACCGATATACTCCGGAAGGTTTTCGGGATCATATTGCTGGCAATCGCCATCAAGCTTTTTAAGACAAACCTTACTTTGTAA
- a CDS encoding NUDIX hydrolase: MRLDILKQYQAQTKCLVALDSIIFGFDGDELKLLLVKRGIEEEDHTWSLMGGWVQPDESLEGASTRILYELTNLTDIYLEQLHTFGNPRRDPVERTVSVAYFALINVEDYDHRISKNFETHWFSLDELPKMLFDHDAMVKMAIDHLRYKASQHPIGFELLPEKFTIPQLQKLYEAIFGTELDKRNFSRKLLSTNLLIKLDEKQKGYSKKGAFFYKIDEEKYRKQFNNFLNFLPGSAS; this comes from the coding sequence GTGCGATTAGATATTTTAAAACAGTACCAGGCACAAACCAAATGCCTGGTTGCCCTTGATTCTATCATTTTCGGGTTCGACGGCGACGAGCTCAAATTGTTACTTGTAAAAAGGGGCATTGAAGAGGAAGACCATACCTGGTCGCTCATGGGCGGCTGGGTGCAGCCCGACGAGAGCCTTGAAGGTGCGTCCACACGCATCCTGTATGAGCTTACTAACCTTACCGACATTTACCTTGAACAGCTCCATACCTTCGGAAACCCCCGTCGCGACCCGGTGGAACGGACGGTTTCGGTGGCGTATTTTGCGCTGATCAATGTGGAAGATTATGATCACCGGATTTCCAAAAATTTTGAAACGCATTGGTTTTCACTGGATGAACTTCCAAAAATGCTTTTTGATCACGACGCGATGGTGAAAATGGCGATCGATCACCTCCGCTACAAAGCATCACAGCATCCGATCGGGTTTGAGCTGCTGCCTGAAAAATTTACCATTCCCCAGTTGCAGAAACTGTACGAGGCGATTTTCGGGACGGAGCTCGACAAGCGGAATTTCAGCAGAAAGCTCCTGTCGACCAACCTGCTCATCAAGCTCGACGAAAAGCAGAAAGGGTACTCCAAAAAAGGCGCTTTTTTTTACAAGATTGATGAAGAGAAATACCGCAAACAATTCAACAACTTTCTCAATTTTCTTCCCGGCAGCGCCTCCTGA
- a CDS encoding aminotransferase class V-fold PLP-dependent enzyme: protein MITFYPGPSKVYPQVGQYVQEAFESGLVSANHRSESFMKMLRETIDLLKFKLAVPDEYEVYLVSSATECWEIVAQSLVEHASLHIYNGAFGEKWMEYTQRLVPQSFGAGYDFNAAPAMDALDVPVSQVICFTHNETSNGTKLPDTYLAGVRQHVGNVIAVDATSSMAGVMLPWYDADLWYASVQKCFGLPAGLGVMIASPRAIAQAERVGERNHYNSFLFVRENFLKYQTPYTPNILGIYLLNRVMQLVQPIQVVDGSTRATAKIWYDFLAANHYQLHVENEAVRSDTVIAVRASAARISYLKTAAKEQGIILGNGYGADKETTFRIANFPAITGQEMAILQGFLVREAENPSHE, encoded by the coding sequence ATGATCACATTTTATCCAGGTCCGTCCAAGGTATATCCGCAGGTCGGGCAGTATGTACAGGAAGCATTTGAAAGCGGGCTCGTGAGCGCCAATCACCGCAGCGAGTCATTTATGAAAATGCTGCGGGAAACCATTGATCTGCTCAAATTCAAGCTGGCCGTGCCCGATGAATACGAGGTGTACTTGGTTTCTTCCGCTACCGAATGCTGGGAGATCGTGGCCCAGTCGCTTGTAGAGCATGCAAGTCTGCATATTTACAATGGTGCATTTGGAGAAAAATGGATGGAGTACACCCAGCGCCTGGTTCCCCAATCGTTCGGTGCGGGCTACGACTTCAACGCGGCACCGGCCATGGATGCACTGGATGTGCCGGTGAGCCAGGTAATCTGCTTCACGCACAATGAAACTTCCAATGGTACCAAGCTGCCCGATACATACCTCGCCGGGGTGAGGCAGCATGTGGGCAATGTAATTGCGGTAGATGCTACCTCCTCCATGGCAGGGGTAATGCTGCCCTGGTACGATGCGGACCTCTGGTATGCTTCCGTGCAAAAATGCTTCGGCCTGCCCGCAGGACTGGGCGTGATGATCGCCTCTCCGCGGGCTATCGCACAGGCTGAGCGCGTGGGTGAGCGAAATCATTATAACAGTTTTCTTTTTGTCCGGGAAAATTTCCTCAAATACCAGACACCTTACACGCCCAATATCCTCGGTATTTACCTGCTCAACAGGGTAATGCAGCTGGTACAGCCCATTCAGGTGGTGGACGGAAGTACCCGGGCCACAGCCAAAATCTGGTATGATTTCCTTGCTGCCAACCATTACCAACTTCACGTTGAAAATGAAGCGGTAAGATCCGATACCGTTATTGCGGTCCGTGCTTCTGCAGCGCGTATTTCGTACCTGAAAACAGCTGCAAAAGAGCAGGGGATCATCCTGGGTAATGGATATGGTGCGGACAAGGAAACCACTTTCAGGATTGCGAACTTTCCTGCAATTACCGGGCAGGAGATGGCCATTTTGCAGGGTTTCCTGGTTCGCGAGGCCGAAAATCCATCTCATGAGTAG
- the dapA gene encoding 4-hydroxy-tetrahydrodipicolinate synthase: MPLDQRFKGVGAALITPFDEQNEIDYAGLKNLIDLVSEGGSDYLVVQGTTGESPTVTPAEKKEILAFTIQNNYKSLPIIYGIGGNNTRTVLDTIRDTDFTGVDAILSVCPYYNKPTQEGITAHFTAIADASPVPVILYNVPGRTVVNMKPDTIVKLSEHPNIIGIKDAGGSLEQSMELAARAPEDFLLLSGDDNLVTTMISVGWHGVISVIANAFPKEFGELTWHALEGRFEEAARLQLAFLEFDTLLYIESNPVGIKKCLEIKGICRSDVRLPLLKASAELGEKLENAMKREGFI, encoded by the coding sequence ATGCCATTAGACCAACGTTTCAAAGGGGTAGGGGCCGCCCTGATCACTCCCTTTGATGAGCAGAATGAAATTGACTATGCGGGTTTGAAAAACCTGATTGACCTGGTTTCGGAAGGTGGGTCGGATTACCTGGTAGTGCAGGGTACTACCGGCGAGTCGCCTACCGTGACGCCTGCTGAAAAGAAGGAAATACTGGCATTTACCATTCAGAATAACTACAAGTCGCTCCCCATCATCTACGGGATCGGCGGGAACAATACCAGAACAGTACTGGATACCATCCGCGATACGGACTTTACGGGCGTGGACGCGATCCTGTCTGTTTGCCCATATTACAACAAACCTACGCAGGAAGGTATTACGGCGCATTTTACGGCTATCGCTGATGCTTCGCCTGTGCCGGTAATTCTCTACAATGTACCCGGCCGGACGGTCGTGAACATGAAGCCCGACACCATCGTGAAGCTTTCGGAGCACCCCAATATCATCGGGATCAAGGATGCCGGCGGCAGCCTGGAACAAAGTATGGAGCTGGCGGCCCGGGCACCTGAGGATTTCCTGCTGCTTTCAGGTGATGACAACCTGGTGACGACCATGATCAGCGTGGGGTGGCACGGTGTGATTTCTGTGATTGCCAATGCATTTCCGAAGGAATTTGGCGAACTGACATGGCATGCGCTGGAAGGACGGTTTGAGGAGGCTGCAAGGTTGCAGCTCGCATTCCTCGAATTTGATACGCTGCTGTATATTGAGTCCAATCCCGTCGGCATCAAGAAATGCCTTGAAATTAAAGGTATCTGTCGCTCGGATGTACGTCTTCCGCTGCTGAAAGCTTCCGCTGAACTGGGCGAAAAGCTTGAAAATGCAATGAAACGTGAAGGTTTTATCTGA
- the ligA gene encoding NAD-dependent DNA ligase LigA: MDPQQQIIDLTRKLNHYNTRYYQDDVSEVSDFEFDQMLKQLKALEDQYPAFMQGDSPTQRVGGTVTKTFSAVYHRYPMLSLDNTYNEQELRNFDDRVRKGLDGEAYEYICELKFDGISLSFTYENGVLVRGVTRGDGTRGDDITTNIKTIRTLPLRVSGEALPPVFEVRGEGFMPISSFQKLNEEMESLGENLYANPRNAASGSFKLQDSAETARRALDCYLYSFITDNDFFKSHEESLLSLKSWGFNVSPGWRKVQTIDEVIAFIHEWEEKRLSLPLATDGIVIKVNSFEQQRELGFTAKSPRWAISYKYKAENKPAVLRFVTYQVGRIGTITPVANLSDLTERTLPYNQVKGVHLSGTRVKRATLHNANELERLGIRLYDTVFVEKSGEIIPKITGVDVSQRESYETKPIVFPTHCPECGHELQRNEGEVAYFCPNDSHCPPQLKGRIEHFIHRKAMNIESLGEGKIELLFDLGLVKTPADLYDLNESNLLGIEKSILNEETGKVKKISFREKTVENILKGIELSKTVPFKNVLFALGIRFVGATVAEKLATYFKSIRALRAATYEQLTGVPEIGGRIAMSIESYFSVPENQLLVERLEQAGLQMETNEKPVEKESEVLEGKTFVISGVFEHFERDDLKEKIEANGGRVLSGVSGKLNYLLAGANMGPSKLEKARKLGVTILSEEEFLAMIANIS, from the coding sequence ATGGATCCCCAACAGCAGATCATTGATCTTACCCGGAAACTCAACCATTACAATACCCGCTACTATCAGGACGATGTTTCCGAAGTGTCGGATTTTGAGTTTGATCAGATGCTCAAACAGCTGAAAGCGCTTGAAGATCAGTATCCTGCGTTCATGCAGGGTGATTCACCCACACAGCGCGTCGGTGGCACTGTGACGAAGACATTCAGCGCGGTATACCATCGTTATCCCATGCTTTCGCTGGATAATACTTATAATGAGCAGGAGCTGCGCAACTTCGACGACCGGGTGCGCAAGGGACTTGATGGTGAGGCTTACGAATACATTTGCGAGCTTAAATTCGATGGTATTTCACTCAGTTTTACCTACGAAAACGGCGTACTGGTGCGCGGGGTAACCCGGGGCGACGGTACCCGGGGCGACGATATTACCACCAATATTAAAACCATCAGGACATTGCCTCTCCGGGTAAGCGGAGAAGCTTTGCCGCCGGTGTTTGAGGTCAGAGGGGAAGGTTTTATGCCAATCAGCTCTTTTCAGAAGCTCAACGAGGAAATGGAATCGCTGGGAGAAAATCTCTATGCGAACCCCCGGAATGCAGCTTCGGGCTCATTCAAGTTACAGGACTCTGCCGAAACTGCACGCCGGGCACTTGACTGCTACCTTTATTCTTTTATCACCGACAATGATTTTTTCAAAAGTCACGAGGAAAGCCTGCTCAGCCTGAAATCCTGGGGCTTCAATGTATCGCCGGGTTGGCGGAAAGTGCAGACCATCGACGAAGTAATTGCATTTATTCACGAGTGGGAAGAAAAACGCCTGTCGCTGCCGCTTGCTACGGATGGGATTGTGATCAAGGTAAACTCTTTTGAGCAGCAGCGTGAGCTGGGTTTTACGGCTAAGAGTCCGCGCTGGGCCATTTCATACAAGTATAAGGCCGAAAACAAGCCGGCTGTGCTGCGGTTTGTAACCTACCAGGTCGGGCGGATCGGGACAATTACGCCGGTAGCCAACCTGAGCGACCTCACGGAGCGTACTCTGCCGTACAATCAGGTGAAAGGTGTGCATTTGTCGGGCACGCGGGTGAAGCGCGCTACGCTGCACAATGCCAATGAGCTCGAACGCCTGGGGATTCGTTTGTACGACACCGTTTTTGTAGAAAAAAGCGGTGAAATCATTCCGAAAATTACGGGAGTAGACGTTTCTCAACGTGAAAGTTATGAGACGAAGCCTATTGTTTTCCCAACACATTGCCCCGAATGCGGCCATGAGCTGCAAAGGAACGAAGGAGAGGTAGCCTATTTTTGTCCCAACGACAGCCACTGTCCTCCCCAGCTCAAAGGCCGGATCGAGCATTTTATCCATCGCAAAGCCATGAATATCGAGAGTTTGGGCGAGGGGAAAATCGAGCTGCTGTTTGATCTGGGACTGGTAAAAACGCCCGCAGACCTGTATGATCTCAATGAATCAAACTTGCTGGGGATTGAAAAAAGCATCCTGAATGAAGAAACCGGGAAGGTCAAGAAGATCAGCTTCCGCGAAAAGACCGTGGAAAACATCCTGAAAGGCATAGAGCTGTCCAAAACGGTTCCGTTTAAGAATGTCCTTTTTGCACTGGGCATCCGGTTTGTAGGCGCTACGGTGGCTGAAAAACTAGCCACCTACTTCAAGTCCATCCGTGCGCTACGGGCGGCTACCTATGAGCAGCTTACCGGCGTTCCCGAGATTGGCGGCCGCATTGCCATGAGCATTGAATCCTATTTCAGTGTGCCCGAAAACCAGCTGCTGGTGGAGCGCCTCGAACAGGCTGGCCTGCAAATGGAAACCAATGAAAAGCCAGTCGAAAAGGAAAGCGAGGTGCTGGAAGGGAAAACTTTCGTGATTTCAGGCGTATTTGAGCATTTCGAAAGGGACGATCTGAAAGAGAAAATCGAGGCAAACGGCGGACGTGTACTGAGCGGGGTTTCGGGTAAGCTCAACTACCTGCTGGCGGGTGCCAACATGGGCCCGTCCAAACTGGAAAAAGCCAGGAAGCTGGGCGTGACCATTCTGAGCGAGGAAGAATTTTTAGCAATGATTGCCAACATTTCATGA